The following proteins are encoded in a genomic region of Nitrospiraceae bacterium:
- a CDS encoding peptidyl-prolyl cis-trans isomerase, with protein MMHRSSHTPSHRHLHPAISVLTALLGFASLGAAQVEERIVAVVNSDLIMLSELKRELAPERERLKKHYQGRELARRIKMAESMVLTTMIERKIQLQEAKARGVDVSDQEVKQTIKQMKQQGEKIDDIDPWTLKNVRDQLTLLRLVDREVRSGVMVVDSDMRRYYQEHRDRFALPEEYTLSQILLERRSSDDAAASKAKAGEIFAMLKRGETFEDLALRYSEGLNASRGGALGLVRQGELLPAIERAIADLAPGGISDPIDAPEGIHIVRVDEKQPKQFRPYEAVKTEIQGLVFQQKSEDVFQAWLANLKNKSYIEVKFEPAATGQPTGGLSPPSSPMKKE; from the coding sequence ATGATGCATCGATCTAGCCACACGCCATCGCATCGGCACCTTCATCCGGCGATCAGTGTCTTGACTGCTCTCCTCGGGTTTGCTTCCCTCGGAGCGGCTCAAGTGGAAGAACGGATCGTCGCTGTCGTGAACTCCGACCTGATCATGCTGTCGGAGTTGAAACGAGAACTCGCTCCTGAACGCGAGAGACTCAAGAAGCATTACCAAGGCCGTGAGTTGGCCCGTCGGATAAAGATGGCCGAGTCCATGGTCCTAACCACGATGATTGAGCGCAAGATCCAACTTCAAGAAGCGAAAGCTCGCGGCGTCGACGTCTCCGACCAAGAGGTTAAGCAAACGATCAAACAGATGAAGCAACAAGGGGAAAAGATCGACGACATTGATCCGTGGACGCTCAAGAACGTTCGCGACCAACTCACACTGCTCAGGCTCGTCGATCGCGAAGTCCGCAGTGGTGTGATGGTCGTCGATTCGGACATGAGACGATACTACCAGGAGCATCGCGACCGGTTTGCACTTCCTGAAGAATATACGCTGAGCCAAATCCTGCTTGAACGCCGATCATCGGACGACGCTGCCGCCTCGAAGGCCAAAGCCGGCGAGATATTCGCCATGCTCAAGCGAGGAGAAACCTTTGAGGATCTTGCGCTCCGATATTCTGAAGGCCTCAACGCGTCGCGGGGGGGAGCTCTCGGTTTGGTGCGACAGGGAGAATTGCTGCCAGCCATCGAACGGGCCATTGCGGACCTGGCGCCCGGGGGTATCTCAGACCCCATTGATGCCCCGGAAGGCATTCACATCGTCCGCGTGGACGAGAAGCAGCCGAAACAGTTCCGGCCCTACGAAGCGGTCAAAACGGAAATCCAGGGTTTGGTGTTTCAGCAGAAGAGCGAGGATGTGTTCCAGGCGTGGCTGGCGAACCTGAAGAACAAATCGTATATCGAAGTTAAGTTCGAACCCGCAGCAACAGGGCAGCCCACAGGCGGTCTCTCCCCTCCTTCGTCACCGATGAAAAAGGAATGA
- a CDS encoding peptidylprolyl isomerase has product MNLIRSATVRRGYARVSLVFAGLIGSVLLLISCTPPPEDPVLALVNGRQIMQSEFDIRWSELADATRARYEKEGGKRRFLDELITRELLMQEARKKGLDQDDTIRERTQRYKEQLILDELLKDKIKAKIELTKEELDAYYEKHARELLTPLKVNVFQMLLPNYPAAKDLEKQVNQGGDFVKFAQRYSIDGKTKANGGDLGPYRKGLVMPEVDEVIHTLKPGMVSAPIKTDAGYYLVKIVPLDKEVIQADLATRERLRQELLNEKRRKRFDEMIADIRGRAIVRLADASRYVADDVGKR; this is encoded by the coding sequence ATGAACTTAATTCGCAGTGCTACCGTCCGTAGGGGATACGCTCGTGTTTCACTGGTCTTTGCCGGTCTTATCGGCAGCGTGCTGCTACTCATCAGCTGCACTCCCCCGCCCGAGGATCCCGTCCTCGCGCTCGTCAATGGGCGACAGATCATGCAAAGCGAATTCGACATCCGGTGGTCAGAACTCGCCGACGCGACCCGCGCCCGCTACGAGAAGGAGGGCGGGAAACGGCGCTTCCTCGACGAATTGATCACGCGCGAGCTTCTCATGCAGGAAGCCCGGAAGAAAGGCCTGGACCAGGACGACACTATCCGCGAACGGACCCAACGGTACAAGGAACAGCTCATTCTTGACGAGCTGCTCAAGGACAAGATCAAGGCAAAGATCGAGCTCACGAAGGAAGAATTGGACGCCTACTATGAAAAACATGCCCGCGAGCTTCTGACACCGCTCAAGGTGAATGTATTCCAGATGCTTCTTCCCAACTATCCGGCTGCAAAAGACCTCGAGAAACAGGTCAACCAGGGAGGAGATTTTGTGAAATTCGCCCAACGCTATTCCATCGACGGGAAGACGAAGGCCAACGGGGGCGACCTCGGCCCTTATCGCAAGGGTCTCGTCATGCCTGAAGTCGACGAGGTGATCCACACCCTCAAACCCGGAATGGTCAGCGCGCCGATTAAGACGGACGCCGGATACTATCTCGTCAAAATCGTTCCCCTCGACAAGGAAGTCATCCAAGCGGACCTCGCGACCCGCGAACGTCTCCGGCAGGAATTGCTCAACGAGAAACGCCGCAAGCGGTTTGACGAAATGATCGCCGACATCCGAGGGAGGGCGATCGTCCGCCTCGCCGACGCCTCGCGCTACGTGGCGGATGACGTTGGAAAACGCTGA